In Schistocerca gregaria isolate iqSchGreg1 unplaced genomic scaffold, iqSchGreg1.2 ptg000668l, whole genome shotgun sequence, the sequence TTGGTATCTTTTGGGTGCATCTATCTATTCCTCTCCAAGTTGCACGGGTGAAAACAAGAAGCGCAAAGATGACGTGCTGAATGACTGCGTTGACATATGTTTTACGCCGAGCCCAGGGCTAGCATAAAGTTACCTCTCGAGCGAGATCAAAATGTGTATTTTTGCATATAAAGGGGGCTCAAGGATAATCGGGTACATTTTTGCTGGTTCTCTTCGATGACATTTTGTATAAGGTACACTCTCTCTGGCGGAATGTGTCTAAGAATTTGCAGCACGCTAGGCACTTATATCGACAAGTGAGTCCTTTTCACATTCGAGCCAGTTGGGCTAACTAAGCTCGCAGGCTTTCCCAGCCTGTAGCGCAGGCGATTGTGTGTTCTGGTTGTTGCTGAGGGTGGGTGATATGAGGTATCTCTGATCGAGCCGTGCTATCCCGAAGTAACTTAGAGATTtgtatactattactactacttctATAAAGAGAGTATATGATGCagcattattttttatttcaatataCAATCTGCTTATGATAGATGACAAGTTCTCTTTTGGTCCTGCTTATGCAGAGGAGGTAACGAGGTCATTCACAGGGTCGAATAGCTCCTTTTTCAATGTAGGCATGGTCTCTGCTGATTTGGCAAGGTGATTGTATGTAAGGGCCGCAAAGAGAGGGAAGAAAGCGTATCTTCGAGTTAATAAAAGCCAAGTAGCAAAGACGCCAAATCCAGCATTTTCTGCGACTGTTAGAGCTGAGGCCAAGCAGATTTGTTCGATGTCCagattttttagtttttgatttaGTTTTAATCCGACGTTGGTCAATGCCATGTTAGAGACGTCATATCTTTGTTCCAGTTCTTGCAGTTTGGCGAGTTTATTGGTGTCAAGCTCGAATTTTTCGGAGGAGGCAAAAGTAAGAAGACGTTGCACAAACATATCTGTCAAAAAAGCTATCAACATAGGTCTTCCTATTTTTCGAGTGGAAACCCATTGAAGCGCCTGGCTTCCCCGAAGGTGAGTTACCATGAGACGAATTCTCCACCGGATGGTCCCCCAAAATCCGCCCAGGGCCGAGAACAGAATACTTGACGTCAAAGTTGCACCTGTAAGTGTGTTGGACGTAAAAATTGTCTGTGGCAAGATTTGTTGCAGTGCCGTTTCTAAAAGCGGTGGACCTAGGTTTCCAGATACGTCCTGAATGCAATTACGGACGCCAAAGTAGCCGTACAGTTCTGACATAACCAACAGTGTTAGGGGAGACTTTCTGTTTATTATTGATTCCATTGTCTCAATGAGCTTCGGCGTCTCGAAACTGTCATTACTGGCCCTCTCTAGTATGCGTTCCCTCGCTTTAGGGTCCCGAGAGATCATTACTAGAACGTGGGATGCGATATACCACTCTTTGAATGCGCTTTCAGTGGAATCTTCTTCTGTGGCAAGTTCGACAAGCCAATCTATACAATTTTGTCGGACCAACTCCTGACGAAATGCTGAGCTTTGGCAGGCAAACTTGTCTATCCAAGAGAGTGCTTTCCATCGATTATCGTACGTGACTTTTTGCGCTGCGTGAATCAGAGCTTCGGCCAGGGAGCTGACGTTCTTTTCAATCAAGTGGTTGCCGTAAGCGATAGCTAGGGGTCGGCAGAGAAAATGTAGAAAGGGGGGTAAGTGAAAAGGAACAAAAAGTTTACAATGTCAATGTGTGTGTTTTAACGAACGAGCTGTTCCGGAAAAAACGAATCTCTTGGTATTGAGAATATTTTTAAGGCCAATTAAACCTGCATCGATCAAATCCAGATCTTCGCTGTTTAGCATGAGCAAGATGGAATCAAGGCCAGACTGGTTTGGAAATGGATCAGCTTGATAAAAGCAGGTTAGAAATCGATTCGAAAAAAAAGCACTAGCACAGAAAGGAAAGACGCATGAATAACTTCGTGTATGATTAAAAGAAATGCTCAGAGTTATCACAATAAAATTACTTGCGTACTCCACACTTGAAGCACAGAACACCCGGTTAGCACAATGGTCAAGCCAGCAGCAAGGGCCATTCCATagctgggtttcatcaaaacttgTTTTCTAGCATGCCAAGTTGCATATTTAGAAGAGCCAGCAGCCTCGAGAAGTGACTTTTTTTCTTTGATTGAATCTAGAGAATCGGTGTTGGTGCATTTAGAAGAGTCTTTGGTCGAAGTACAGTACTTTCTGCTACGCCCCAGCAATGCACGAGAAACAGCCCTCATTATGTAGAAAAAAGTCTACGTGTATTTGAATCAAAGGACTAAAATGAATACTCTCCTTTCTAATCAAGAAATGCCAATAcagttatttttttatgttttttgtttgcTTCTTTATATGCTAGTCAGTTCATCTCATAAAGTTCGGTTCAGATGGTGATCAAATCAAAGGCCAAATCTCTCGTCGTCAAGTTAATTTCCATGGCTGGAACAGGGTATTTCTATACTGTTCGTCGTAATGTCAAAGCCAACAAGCCTAAATTGCTGCTAAAAAAATACGACCCTGTAATTCGTCAGCACACGTTATTTAAGGTAGTCTGATACCTAATCTATTTAGCATATACTGGGACGCGTCTGACAATTTTGAATATTACATTTTAGGAAGAAAAAATATCTAGAACTCGTAAAACTTAATGCCACACAATTTTGCTAGTGACGAAAAATTTATAAGTACAGCCT encodes:
- the LOC126318450 gene encoding uncharacterized protein LOC126318450, encoding MRAVSRALLGRSRKYCTSTKDSSKCTNTDSLDSIKEKKSLLEAAGSSKYATWHARKQVLMKPSYGMALAAGLTIVLTGCSVLQVWTDPFPNQSGLDSILLMLNSEDLDLIDAGLIGLKNILNTKRFVFSGTAPIAYGNHLIEKNVSSLAEALIHAAQKVTYDNRWKALSWIDKFACQSSAFRQELVRQNCIDWLVELATEEDSTESAFKEWYIASHVLVMISRDPKARERILERASNDSFETPKLIETMESIINRKSPLTLLVMSELYGYFGVRNCIQDVSGNLGPPLLETALQQILPQTIFTSNTLTGATLTSSILFSALGGFWGTIRWRIRLMVTHLRGSQALQWVSTRKIGRPMLIAFLTDMFVQRLLTFASSEKFELDTNKLAKLQELEQRYDVSNMALTNVGLKLNQKLKNLDIEQICLASALTVAENAGFGVFATWLLLTRRYAFFPLFAALTYNHLAKSAETMPTLKKELFDPVNDLVTSSA